The Danio rerio strain Tuebingen ecotype United States chromosome 10, GRCz12tu, whole genome shotgun sequence genome contains a region encoding:
- the vps26bl gene encoding vacuolar protein sorting-associated protein 26B-like (The RefSeq protein has 3 substitutions compared to this genomic sequence), translated as MSFFSFGQSAEIDIVLNDAETRKKAEHKTEDGKKDKYFLFYDGETVSGKVNVTLKTPGKRLEHQGFKIEFIGQIELYYDRGNHHEFVSLVKDLARPGEMAQSQTFDFEFTHVEKPYESYTGQNVKLRYFLRATVSRRLNDICKEMDIVVHTLSTYPELNSSIKMEVGIEDCLHIEFEYNKSKYHLKDVIVGKIYFLLVRIKIKHMEIDIIKRETTGTGPNVYHENDTIAKYEIMDGAPVRGESIPIRLFLAGYEMTPTMRDINKKFSVRYYLNLVLIDEEERRYFKQQEITLWREGDVARKSMSHQAAIASQRFEGSEKTLPQAKEDSN; from the exons ATGAGCTTCTTCAGTTTCGGACAAAGTGCTGAGATTGACATAGTTCTGAATGATGCCGAGACGAGAAAAAAGGCCGAGCACAAAACAGAGGATGGGAAAAAAGACAAATACTTTCTGTTTTACGACGGAGAGACTGTCTCGGGGAAAGTAAACGTAACACTGAAGACCCCAGGAAAGAGGCTCGAGCATCAGGGCATCAAAATAGAGTTCATCGGGCAAATCG AATTGTACTACGACAGAGGAAACCATCATGAGTTTGTCTCTCTGGTAAAGGATTTAGCTCGGCCTGGAGAAATGGCTCAGTCGCAGACTTTTGATTTTGAGTTCACGCATGTGGAGAAACCGTATGAGTCCTACACAGGCCAGAATGTAAAACTACG CTATTTCCTGCGGGCTACCGTCAGCCGGAGACTGAATGACATCTGTAAAGAGATGGACATCGTTGTGCACACACTCAGCACATATCCAGAGCTCAACTCCTCCATTAAGATGGAGGTGGGAATTGAGGACTGTCTGCACATCGAGTTCGAATACAACAAGTCCAA GTATCACTTGAAAGATGTAATTGTGGGAAAGATCTATTTCCTTTTGGTGAGAATTAAGATCAAACACATGGAAATCGATATTATTAAACGGGAGACGACGGGGACGGGGCCAAACGTGTACCATGAGAATGACACCATTGCAAAATATGAGATCATGGATGGAGCTCCAGTTCGAG GTGAATCCATCCCTATCCGTCTTTTTCTGGCTGGATATGAGATGACGCCCACCATGAGGGATATTAATAAGAAATTCTCTGTTCGTTATTACCTGAACCTTGTACTCATTGATGAAGAAGAGAGGCGTTACTTCAAACAACAG gaGATTACACTATGGAGGAAGGGAGACGTAGTGAGGAAGAGCATGTCTCATCAAGCTGCCATTGCCTCTCAGCGCTTCGAGGGCTCAGAGAAAACACTTCCTCAAGCGAAAGAGGACAGCAACTAA